The Rhinoderma darwinii isolate aRhiDar2 chromosome 11, aRhiDar2.hap1, whole genome shotgun sequence genome window below encodes:
- the LOC142663602 gene encoding killer cell lectin-like receptor subfamily B member 1B allele A, which produces MMGADLLVIKDQEQQEFILRTIRQRGDDTYWIGLQRDGDGWRWVDGEHYNSSLFQIKTRSLGRCVSMSRSGYYQTSCNSTNRWICLKKAVKI; this is translated from the exons ATGATGGGAGCCGATCTACTGGTTATAAAGGACCAAGAACAACAG GAGTTTATACTGAGAACTATCAGACAACGGGGAGATGACACATATTGGATAGGACTTCAGCGTGATGGAGATGGCTGGAGATGGGTGGATGGAGAACATTATAACAGCAGCTT GTTCCAGATAAAGACACGATCATTAGGACGCTGCGTATCCATGTCTAGATCTGGTTATTATCAGACCAGCTGCAATTCTACAAACAGATGGATATGTCTGAAGAAAGCGGTGAAGATCTGA